Proteins encoded by one window of Psychromonas sp. L1A2:
- the hflX gene encoding ribosome rescue GTPase HflX: MFERYEAGEQAVLVHVSFSDENNKEDLDELKLLVSSAGVNSVATVTGPRKSPHARYFVGTGKAQEIADTVRTMEADIVIFNHALTPAQLRNMEKICECLVLDRTALILDIFAQRARTYEGKLQVELAQLHYMSSRLIRGWSHLDKQKGGVGMRGPGETQLESDRRLLGARITTIKSRLEKVAKQREQGRRSRLRNEVPTVSLVGYTNAGKSTLFNQITAAKVYAADQLFATLDPTLRKISVDDVGTCILADTVGFIRHLPHDLVAAFKATLQETREATLLLHVIDCSDENYLANVDAVEDVLNEIDAGEVPTLMVMNKIDALEKAEPRIDYDDLGQPIRVWLSAQKDIGVDLLFNALTSLLSGKIRSLQLSIPPAQGKLRALFYQLECIENEAYAENGNSVINIRLNNTDWQRLIKQEGDYIEEFVVDTNYETVAELDKEEWT; this comes from the coding sequence TTGTTTGAACGTTACGAAGCCGGTGAACAGGCTGTTTTAGTCCATGTTTCTTTTTCAGATGAAAATAATAAAGAAGATCTTGATGAATTAAAACTGCTGGTCAGTTCTGCCGGAGTTAATTCAGTTGCAACCGTAACTGGCCCACGTAAATCACCTCATGCACGTTATTTTGTTGGTACTGGTAAAGCACAAGAAATCGCAGATACAGTTCGTACAATGGAAGCTGATATTGTTATCTTTAATCATGCTTTAACGCCAGCACAATTACGTAATATGGAAAAGATTTGCGAATGTTTAGTGCTCGATAGAACAGCACTTATTCTTGATATCTTTGCGCAAAGAGCAAGAACTTATGAAGGTAAGCTACAAGTTGAGCTGGCCCAATTGCATTATATGTCGAGTCGTCTTATTCGTGGTTGGTCACACCTTGATAAACAAAAAGGTGGTGTCGGGATGCGTGGTCCTGGTGAAACCCAGCTTGAAAGTGATAGACGTTTATTAGGCGCGCGTATTACCACTATCAAATCTCGTTTAGAAAAAGTGGCAAAACAACGAGAACAAGGGCGTCGTTCACGTTTACGTAATGAAGTACCTACAGTGTCATTAGTAGGTTATACCAATGCCGGTAAGTCAACATTATTTAATCAAATTACTGCTGCGAAGGTGTATGCTGCCGATCAACTATTTGCTACTTTAGACCCAACATTAAGAAAAATTTCTGTAGATGATGTTGGGACTTGTATTTTAGCCGATACAGTTGGTTTTATCCGTCACTTACCACATGACCTTGTTGCTGCTTTTAAAGCAACTTTACAAGAAACACGTGAAGCAACCTTGCTTCTACACGTCATTGATTGTTCTGATGAAAACTATTTAGCTAATGTTGATGCAGTTGAAGACGTATTAAATGAAATTGACGCAGGGGAAGTCCCTACGTTAATGGTAATGAATAAAATAGATGCATTAGAAAAAGCGGAACCGAGAATTGATTATGATGACTTAGGTCAACCGATCAGAGTTTGGCTATCTGCTCAAAAAGATATTGGTGTTGATCTTTTATTTAATGCGTTAACCAGTCTATTATCTGGAAAGATTCGTTCTTTGCAATTATCAATACCACCTGCACAGGGCAAATTACGCGCTTTATTCTATCAATTAGAATGTATTGAAAATGAAGCGTATGCAGAAAATGGTAATAGTGTTATTAATATCCGTCTTAATAATACTGATTGGCAGCGTCTGATAAAACAAGAAGGCGATTATATAGAAGAGTTTGTAGTGGATACTAACTACGAAACTGTCGCAGAATTAGATAAGGAAGAATGGACCTAA
- the cgtA gene encoding Obg family GTPase CgtA, with product MKFVDEAKIKVDAGDGGNGVVGFRTEKYIPRGGPNGGDGGDGGDVYLEADENLNTLIDFRFVRFYNADRGENGQVSDCTGSRGKDKIIKVPVGTRCRDDDTGEIVGDLTKNGQKLLVAKGGFHGLGNARFKTSTNRAPRQKTEGTPGEVRNLLLELLLLADVGMLGLPNAGKSTFIRSVSAAKPKVADYPFTTLIPNLGVVSMGHGNSFVIADIPGLIEGASDGAGLGTRFLRHLERCRVLLHMIDLLPADASDPADNALVILEELKKHSPKLAAKPRWLVFNKTDLLLEDEAEEVMQRVKDALEWDGPVYKVAAISKTGTHDVCKELVAYLEELPTEFTPEEERQQVEFQWDDYHKSAIDAVEGAVHIDDEDWDDEDEMMEVIYVRE from the coding sequence ATGAAGTTTGTTGATGAAGCAAAAATTAAAGTTGACGCTGGTGACGGTGGCAACGGAGTCGTCGGCTTTCGTACTGAAAAATATATTCCTCGTGGTGGTCCGAATGGCGGCGACGGCGGAGATGGTGGCGATGTTTACCTTGAAGCTGATGAAAATTTAAATACGCTGATCGATTTCCGTTTTGTTCGTTTTTATAATGCAGATCGTGGCGAAAATGGTCAAGTTTCAGACTGTACTGGTTCTCGTGGTAAAGATAAAATTATCAAGGTACCTGTAGGTACTCGTTGTCGTGATGATGATACTGGTGAAATCGTTGGTGATTTGACTAAAAATGGCCAAAAACTACTGGTTGCTAAAGGTGGTTTTCACGGTTTAGGTAATGCACGCTTTAAAACGTCTACTAACCGAGCTCCTCGTCAAAAGACTGAAGGTACGCCAGGTGAAGTGCGTAATTTATTATTAGAGTTATTACTTTTAGCGGATGTAGGCATGTTAGGTTTACCTAATGCTGGTAAATCAACGTTCATTCGAAGTGTTTCTGCTGCAAAACCAAAAGTAGCTGACTATCCGTTTACTACCTTGATTCCAAATTTAGGTGTAGTAAGTATGGGGCACGGTAATAGCTTTGTTATTGCTGATATTCCTGGATTGATTGAAGGTGCTTCTGATGGTGCTGGTTTAGGCACTCGGTTCTTACGCCATTTAGAGCGTTGTCGTGTATTGTTACACATGATTGATTTGTTACCAGCCGATGCAAGTGATCCTGCTGATAATGCATTAGTTATCTTAGAAGAATTGAAAAAACATAGTCCTAAATTAGCGGCAAAACCACGTTGGTTAGTCTTTAATAAAACTGATTTATTATTAGAAGATGAAGCTGAAGAAGTGATGCAACGTGTTAAAGATGCACTTGAATGGGATGGCCCAGTTTATAAAGTGGCTGCTATCTCTAAAACAGGTACACATGACGTATGTAAAGAGTTAGTAGCGTATCTTGAAGAGTTACCAACAGAGTTCACACCAGAAGAAGAGCGTCAGCAAGTTGAATTCCAATGGGATGACTACCATAAATCTGCGATTGATGCTGTTGAAGGTGCTGTTCACATTGATGATGAAGATTGGGACGATGAAGACGAAATGATGGAAGTTATTTACGTTAGAGAATAA
- the ispB gene encoding octaprenyl diphosphate synthase, with translation MDIKQIQQLSLTNMTQVNQLITEQLSSDVALINQLGFYIINSGGKRIRPLLTVLAAQAVNVYNPEITKLAAIIEFIHTATLLHDDVVDESDLRRGEKTANALFGNAASVLVGDFLYSRSFEMMTELENLKVMKVLASATNVIAEGEVLQLMNCNNPDTTEKTYMDVIYFKTAKLFEAATQLVAVLGKQTTEVETALLNYGKYLGTAFQLTDDVMDYASDAKEMGKNTGDDLAEGKPTLPLLYAMQHGTGAQKALIREAIEKANGMQNFDLIMQALNDTKALEYTKQRAMEEADKAIEAISILPESDYKEAMISLAHIAANRTS, from the coding sequence ATGGATATTAAACAAATTCAGCAGCTTTCTTTAACAAACATGACTCAAGTAAATCAATTGATTACTGAGCAATTAAGCTCTGATGTTGCGTTAATTAATCAGCTTGGCTTTTATATTATCAACAGTGGCGGTAAACGAATTCGCCCATTACTAACTGTGTTAGCAGCACAAGCGGTAAATGTTTATAACCCAGAGATCACCAAACTAGCAGCCATTATCGAGTTTATTCATACAGCTACCTTATTACATGATGATGTTGTTGATGAATCAGATCTTCGTCGTGGTGAAAAAACCGCTAATGCTTTATTTGGTAATGCCGCCAGTGTGTTAGTAGGTGACTTTCTATATAGCCGTTCCTTTGAAATGATGACCGAACTTGAAAATTTAAAAGTCATGAAGGTACTTGCAAGCGCAACCAATGTGATTGCAGAGGGCGAAGTATTACAATTAATGAATTGTAATAATCCTGATACCACTGAAAAAACTTATATGGATGTTATTTACTTTAAAACAGCAAAATTATTTGAAGCGGCAACACAGTTGGTTGCTGTATTAGGAAAGCAGACAACAGAAGTTGAAACTGCACTACTTAATTACGGTAAATATTTAGGCACTGCCTTCCAATTAACAGATGATGTAATGGATTATGCATCTGATGCTAAAGAGATGGGTAAAAACACCGGTGATGACTTAGCAGAAGGTAAACCTACATTACCATTACTTTATGCGATGCAACATGGCACAGGCGCTCAGAAAGCCTTAATTAGAGAAGCTATTGAAAAAGCCAATGGCATGCAAAACTTTGATTTAATCATGCAAGCATTAAATGACACTAAAGCACTTGAATATACTAAACAACGTGCAATGGAAGAAGCTGATAAAGCAATTGAAGCGATTTCAATCTTACCTGAAAGTGATTACAAAGAGGCAATGATTAGCCTTGCTCATATTGCAGCTAATAGAACAAGCTAA
- the hfq gene encoding RNA chaperone Hfq: MAKGQSLQDPFLNTLRKERIPVAIYLVNGIKLQGQIESFDQFVILLKNTVSQMVYKHAISTVVPSRAVPTIAHEE, from the coding sequence ATGGCAAAAGGACAATCCCTTCAAGACCCATTCTTGAACACTCTGCGTAAAGAGCGTATTCCAGTCGCTATTTACTTAGTCAATGGCATCAAATTACAGGGGCAAATAGAGTCTTTTGATCAATTCGTTATTCTATTAAAGAATACCGTGAGCCAAATGGTTTATAAACATGCAATTTCAACAGTCGTTCCTTCTCGTGCTGTCCCTACTATTGCGCATGAAGAATAA
- the hflK gene encoding FtsH protease activity modulator HflK, with translation MAWNEPGKDDKKDQDPWNKNDKKNEQGPPDLDVVFQKISGFLGGLFGKKSTQGPTGGSGNANGGKFVAIAILTIIVLVWFASGWYTVKESDRGVVLRLGAYHSQVEPGLHWNPKFVDQIIPINVEAFRTLPTSGFMLTEDENIVQVSMEIQYRIVSPEKYLFSVTNPDNSLLQALDSSLRFVIGHSTMDDALTTGREVVRQETWEMLDKIIAPYDLGIQILDVNLQQTRPPEQVKDAFDDAIAAQEDEERFVREAEAYEREKEPIARGQVKRIEQQARSYEEGIVLQAQGAVAKFNQLLPEYQANPEVTRQRLYIESMEKVLSNSSKVLIDNKAGGNLTFLPLDKLMSNPANGASRLPIQTEIETRSRADEQADLDEKAATSVRDSRSTRTTGRD, from the coding sequence ATGGCTTGGAATGAACCGGGTAAAGATGATAAAAAAGATCAAGACCCGTGGAACAAAAACGATAAAAAGAATGAGCAAGGTCCGCCTGACCTAGATGTTGTATTTCAAAAAATATCTGGGTTTTTAGGTGGCTTGTTTGGCAAAAAATCAACTCAAGGTCCAACGGGTGGTAGCGGTAACGCTAACGGTGGAAAGTTTGTTGCTATTGCTATCTTAACTATCATTGTACTTGTTTGGTTTGCAAGTGGTTGGTACACAGTAAAAGAATCTGACCGTGGCGTTGTTCTACGTTTAGGTGCTTACCATTCACAAGTTGAACCTGGTTTACACTGGAATCCAAAATTTGTAGATCAAATTATTCCAATTAACGTTGAAGCTTTCCGTACGTTACCCACTTCTGGTTTTATGTTGACGGAAGATGAAAATATCGTACAAGTTTCAATGGAAATTCAATATCGTATCGTTTCACCTGAAAAATATTTATTCAGTGTAACGAATCCTGATAACAGTTTATTACAAGCGTTAGACAGTTCTTTACGTTTTGTTATTGGTCATTCAACAATGGATGATGCTTTAACAACGGGTCGTGAAGTGGTACGCCAAGAAACGTGGGAAATGTTGGATAAAATCATTGCTCCTTACGACTTAGGTATTCAAATTCTTGATGTGAACTTACAACAAACACGTCCGCCTGAACAGGTTAAAGACGCGTTTGATGATGCAATCGCTGCACAAGAAGATGAAGAACGTTTTGTTCGTGAAGCTGAAGCATATGAGCGTGAGAAAGAACCGATTGCTCGTGGTCAAGTGAAACGTATTGAACAACAAGCACGTTCTTATGAAGAAGGTATCGTATTACAAGCACAAGGTGCAGTTGCTAAGTTTAATCAGTTACTACCTGAATATCAGGCTAATCCTGAAGTGACTCGTCAACGTTTATACATTGAATCAATGGAAAAAGTATTAAGCAATAGTTCTAAAGTATTGATTGATAACAAAGCAGGTGGCAACTTAACCTTCTTACCACTTGATAAATTAATGAGTAACCCTGCTAATGGTGCTTCTCGTTTACCAATTCAAACTGAAATTGAAACTCGTTCTCGTGCCGATGAGCAAGCGGATTTAGATGAAAAGGCTGCTACTAGCGTTCGAGATTCACGTAGCACCCGTACTACTGGGAGAGACTAA
- a CDS encoding adenylosuccinate synthase, whose amino-acid sequence MGKNVVILGTQWGDEGKGKVVDLLTDKAQWVVRYQGGHNAGHTLVIDGEKTVLHLIPSGILRENVKCVIGNGVVLAPDALFREMNMLIERGIPAKERLSISEGCPLILPYHVALDVAREKARGNKAIGTTGRGIGPAYEDKVARRGLRVDDLFDMEKFAVKLKDVIEYHNFQLVNYYKVEAVNYEEVLAQMTEMAPLLISMVIDVTDELDKARLRGENILFEGAQGTLLDIDHGTYPYVTSSNTTAGGVATGSGFGPTHLDYVLGIVKAYTTRVGSGPFPTELYDGIDKLDPAGHHMGTIGHEFGATTGRLRRTGWFDAVAIKRAVQLNSITGFCLTKLDVLDGLEEIKICTGYTMPGGKVVDVPPMCADGYEQAVPIYETMPGWSEVSFGVTTYDALPANAKAYIKRLEEITGVPMDIISTGPDRNETIIQVNPFN is encoded by the coding sequence ATGGGAAAAAATGTAGTAATTCTTGGCACTCAATGGGGTGATGAAGGTAAAGGTAAAGTAGTAGACCTATTAACAGACAAAGCACAATGGGTTGTACGCTATCAAGGTGGCCACAATGCTGGTCATACACTAGTAATCGATGGAGAGAAAACTGTCCTTCATTTGATTCCATCTGGCATACTGCGTGAAAACGTAAAATGTGTCATCGGTAATGGTGTTGTATTAGCGCCTGATGCATTGTTCAGAGAAATGAACATGCTTATCGAGAGAGGCATTCCTGCCAAAGAACGTCTTTCAATCAGTGAAGGTTGTCCTTTAATTCTTCCTTACCATGTTGCATTAGATGTAGCGCGTGAAAAAGCGCGTGGCAATAAAGCGATTGGCACAACCGGTCGTGGTATCGGTCCAGCTTACGAAGATAAAGTTGCTCGTCGTGGTTTGCGTGTTGATGACTTATTTGACATGGAAAAATTTGCTGTAAAACTAAAAGATGTTATTGAATACCATAACTTCCAATTAGTTAACTACTACAAAGTAGAAGCAGTAAATTACGAAGAAGTACTTGCTCAAATGACTGAAATGGCACCGCTTTTAATCAGCATGGTTATTGATGTTACAGACGAGCTTGATAAAGCGCGACTTCGTGGTGAGAACATCTTATTTGAAGGTGCTCAAGGTACATTACTTGATATTGACCACGGTACTTACCCATACGTGACGTCTTCAAACACGACAGCGGGTGGCGTAGCTACTGGTAGTGGTTTTGGTCCAACACATCTTGATTACGTGTTAGGTATCGTTAAAGCTTACACTACACGTGTTGGTTCTGGTCCTTTCCCTACAGAACTTTACGATGGTATTGATAAATTAGACCCTGCTGGTCACCACATGGGCACTATTGGTCATGAATTTGGTGCGACAACAGGTCGTTTACGTCGTACTGGTTGGTTTGATGCTGTTGCAATTAAACGTGCTGTTCAATTAAATAGTATTACTGGTTTTTGTTTAACTAAGCTAGATGTATTAGACGGCTTAGAAGAAATTAAAATATGTACTGGTTACACTATGCCGGGTGGCAAAGTTGTTGATGTACCGCCAATGTGCGCTGATGGTTATGAACAAGCTGTTCCAATTTATGAAACAATGCCTGGTTGGTCTGAAGTTTCATTTGGTGTAACAACATACGATGCACTGCCTGCTAATGCTAAAGCTTACATCAAGCGTTTAGAAGAAATTACTGGCGTACCAATGGATATAATTTCAACTGGCCCAGATCGTAACGAAACAATTATTCAAGTTAACCCATTTAACTAA
- the miaA gene encoding tRNA (adenosine(37)-N6)-dimethylallyltransferase MiaA, giving the protein MSNTSSSPFPKAIFLMGPTASGKTDLAIKLAQQCRCEIISVDSALIYKGMDIGTAKPSAEEQALAPHLLVDIIDPKESYSAGNFRDDALRLMDEIVARGNTPLLVGGTMLYYKALVEGLSPLPSADTKIRAAIEQQVNETSWQALHDELRIIDPVSAERIHVNDPQRLARAIEVYRISGKSMTELTAIKSDPIPFDVHQFAIAPTEKSVLHERIERRFDLMLKAGFEQEVKGLFDRGDLHLDLPSMRCVGYRQMWEYIEGKLDYDEMRFRGVVATRQLAKRQMTWLRGWKQNITWLESASPDNFEKVKSIL; this is encoded by the coding sequence ATGTCCAACACCAGTTCATCTCCATTTCCAAAAGCTATTTTTTTAATGGGTCCAACCGCATCGGGGAAAACAGATTTAGCGATTAAACTAGCACAGCAATGTCGTTGTGAAATTATCAGTGTCGACTCTGCGCTTATTTATAAAGGAATGGATATTGGTACTGCAAAACCCAGTGCAGAAGAGCAAGCATTAGCGCCACATCTATTGGTTGATATCATTGATCCAAAAGAAAGCTATTCCGCGGGTAATTTTCGTGATGATGCATTACGTTTAATGGATGAGATTGTTGCTAGAGGTAATACTCCATTATTAGTGGGTGGCACTATGCTTTATTACAAAGCATTAGTTGAAGGCTTATCGCCACTACCTAGTGCGGATACAAAGATAAGAGCAGCGATAGAACAACAAGTGAATGAAACAAGCTGGCAAGCATTGCACGATGAATTACGTATTATTGATCCTGTTTCAGCTGAACGCATTCACGTTAATGACCCACAACGTTTAGCGAGAGCTATTGAAGTTTACCGTATTAGCGGTAAAAGTATGACCGAGTTGACTGCGATCAAGAGTGATCCGATTCCTTTTGATGTGCATCAGTTTGCGATTGCTCCTACAGAGAAGTCTGTTTTACATGAACGTATCGAAAGGCGTTTTGATTTAATGCTAAAGGCTGGTTTTGAACAAGAAGTAAAAGGCTTATTTGACCGTGGAGATTTACATTTAGATTTACCATCTATGCGTTGTGTCGGTTATCGACAGATGTGGGAATATATTGAAGGTAAATTAGATTATGATGAGATGCGTTTTAGAGGTGTTGTGGCGACTCGACAACTTGCTAAAAGACAAATGACCTGGCTACGAGGCTGGAAACAAAACATTACGTGGTTAGAAAGTGCTAGCCCAGATAACTTCGAAAAGGTTAAATCAATTTTATAA
- the rpmA gene encoding 50S ribosomal protein L27, which produces MAHKKAGGSTNNGRDSESKRLGVKRFGGESVLAGNILVRQRGTKFHAGLNVGLGKDHTLFAKATGTVKFEKKGMPLRSFVSIVAE; this is translated from the coding sequence ATGGCACATAAAAAAGCTGGTGGTAGTACTAATAACGGTCGTGATTCAGAAAGTAAACGCTTAGGTGTTAAACGTTTTGGTGGCGAATCTGTTTTAGCTGGTAACATTTTAGTTCGTCAACGTGGTACTAAATTCCACGCTGGTCTAAATGTTGGCTTAGGTAAAGACCACACACTATTCGCTAAAGCGACTGGTACTGTTAAATTCGAAAAGAAAGGCATGCCTTTACGTTCATTCGTGAGCATTGTTGCTGAATAG
- a CDS encoding mechanosensitive ion channel domain-containing protein, with the protein MSLENTELTSTSVENTHFLQQLIHWGREHNELILSYIVNFVVAILIIIIGLYIARTLSHLLSRILTKKKVDKTIVDFLAAIARYTLIAMTLIAGGGHLGIQTASFVAILAAAGLAVGLALKGALSNFAAGILLVTLRPFRIGNFIEAAGTAGTVESIQLFHCILRTGDNKHIVVPNAAILKGNIVNVSRKPIRRIDLIIRVSYQSDLKHVKDVLEAAVSANDKVLTEPGTQIAVSELATSSVNLVVRPWVKSGDYWSVRFALTESIKNALDSENIKIPYPQMDVHRK; encoded by the coding sequence ATGTCTTTAGAAAATACAGAATTAACAAGTACTTCAGTAGAAAATACTCACTTTCTTCAGCAACTTATTCATTGGGGCCGTGAACATAATGAGTTGATATTAAGTTATATCGTGAATTTTGTTGTTGCAATATTAATCATTATTATTGGTTTATATATTGCGCGAACACTCTCTCACCTTTTATCGCGCATATTAACTAAAAAGAAAGTAGATAAAACGATCGTAGACTTCTTGGCTGCGATTGCGCGTTATACGCTGATTGCAATGACCCTTATTGCGGGAGGAGGGCATCTAGGCATTCAAACTGCTTCATTTGTGGCGATTCTGGCTGCAGCAGGACTTGCGGTCGGTTTGGCCCTAAAAGGAGCCTTATCTAATTTTGCCGCTGGTATTTTATTAGTGACCTTACGCCCTTTTAGAATAGGGAACTTTATTGAAGCTGCAGGTACTGCTGGAACGGTTGAATCAATTCAGTTATTTCATTGCATATTAAGAACCGGTGATAATAAGCATATCGTTGTGCCCAATGCTGCGATTTTAAAAGGTAATATTGTTAATGTTTCTCGTAAGCCTATACGTCGTATTGACCTTATTATACGTGTTAGTTATCAATCTGATTTGAAACATGTTAAAGACGTTTTAGAGGCTGCAGTATCAGCGAATGATAAAGTGTTAACTGAACCTGGCACACAAATCGCTGTGTCTGAGTTGGCAACCTCAAGCGTGAACCTTGTAGTTCGACCTTGGGTCAAATCAGGTGATTATTGGTCTGTACGATTTGCGCTAACTGAAAGCATTAAAAATGCGCTAGATAGTGAAAACATTAAAATACCTTATCCACAAATGGATGTGCATCGTAAATAA
- the rplU gene encoding 50S ribosomal protein L21: MYAVIQSGGKQHRVAVEQTLRLEKLDVEAGATVEFDKVLLVASAEDVKVGVPYVEGSKVTAEVVAHGRGKKVKIVKFRRRKHSRKQAGHRQWFTEIKITAINA; this comes from the coding sequence ATGTACGCTGTTATCCAGAGTGGTGGCAAGCAACACCGTGTTGCTGTTGAACAAACTCTTCGTTTGGAAAAACTTGATGTTGAAGCTGGTGCAACTGTAGAATTTGATAAAGTTCTATTAGTAGCAAGTGCTGAAGATGTTAAAGTTGGTGTTCCATACGTTGAAGGTAGTAAAGTTACTGCAGAAGTAGTAGCTCACGGTCGTGGCAAGAAAGTTAAAATCGTTAAATTCCGCCGTCGTAAACATTCTCGTAAGCAAGCTGGTCATCGCCAGTGGTTTACTGAAATTAAAATTACTGCGATTAACGCTTAA
- the hflC gene encoding protease modulator HflC gives MKKLLILPAILFLAFISSAFVVSEGQNGIVMQFSKVKRDSDNNPVVYGPGLHFKVPFIDSIRIMDTRIQTLDDQPDRFVTSEKKDLIIDSYVKWQIDDLAVYYLSTGGNKVQAEALLKRKINNGLRNEIGSHTIKDIVSGKRGEVMETALKRMARSSELGIKVIDVRIKKINLPDGVSNSIYKRMRAERQAVAREHRSEGQEKSEVIRANIDRKVSIMLAQANKESAEIRGRGDAESSKIYSESFSKDPEFYAFMRSMQAYQKSFADKQDVMVLSPDSDFFKYMGSKQ, from the coding sequence ATGAAGAAATTATTAATACTGCCAGCAATTTTGTTTTTGGCTTTTATCAGCAGCGCATTTGTTGTATCTGAAGGTCAAAACGGCATCGTTATGCAATTCAGTAAAGTGAAGCGTGACAGTGATAATAACCCAGTCGTTTACGGACCTGGATTACACTTTAAAGTACCGTTTATTGATTCTATTCGTATTATGGATACTCGTATTCAAACGTTAGATGATCAACCTGACCGCTTTGTAACATCAGAAAAGAAAGATTTAATTATCGATTCTTATGTTAAATGGCAAATAGATGATTTAGCCGTTTACTACTTATCAACGGGTGGTAATAAAGTACAAGCTGAAGCGTTATTGAAACGTAAAATTAATAATGGTTTACGTAACGAAATCGGTTCTCATACGATTAAAGATATTGTCTCGGGTAAACGTGGTGAAGTGATGGAAACAGCACTTAAACGTATGGCTCGTTCATCTGAATTAGGTATTAAAGTGATTGATGTACGCATCAAGAAAATTAATTTACCTGATGGTGTAAGCAACAGTATTTACAAACGTATGCGTGCAGAACGTCAAGCTGTAGCAAGAGAGCATCGTTCAGAAGGTCAAGAGAAGTCTGAAGTGATTCGCGCTAATATCGACCGTAAAGTATCAATCATGTTAGCTCAAGCAAACAAAGAGTCTGCTGAAATACGTGGTCGAGGTGATGCAGAGTCATCTAAAATTTACTCTGAATCATTTTCTAAAGATCCTGAGTTTTATGCCTTCATGCGTAGTATGCAAGCTTACCAAAAGAGTTTTGCAGACAAACAAGATGTAATGGTATTAAGTCCTGACTCTGATTTCTTTAAATATATGGGGTCTAAACAATAA